Proteins encoded together in one Leucoraja erinacea ecotype New England chromosome 30, Leri_hhj_1, whole genome shotgun sequence window:
- the kcnab2a gene encoding voltage-gated potassium channel subunit beta-2 isoform X4, whose product MYPESTTDSPARLSLRHTGSPGMIYRNLGKSGLRVSCLGLGTWVTFGGQITDEMAEQLMTLAYENGINLFDTAEVYAAGKAEIVLGNIIKKKGWRRSSLVITTKIFWGGKAETERGLSRKHIIEGLKASLERLQLEYVDVVFANRPDPNTPMEGDPFSSSKSRTFIIEETVRAMTHVINQGMAMYWGTSRWSAMEIMEAYSVARQFNLIPPICEQAEYHLFQREKVEVQLPELFHKIGVGAMTWSPLACGIISGKYDAGVPPYSRASLKGYQWLKDKILTEEGRRQQGKLKELQGIAERLSCTLPQLAIAWCLRNEGVSSVLVGASNTEQLLENIGAIQVLPKLSSSIVHEIDSILGNKPYSKKDYRS is encoded by the exons AAACCTTGGAAAATCAGGACTAAGGGTATCCTGTCTTGGCCTAG GAACATGGGTTACCTTTGGAGGACAGATCACCGATGAG ATGGCTGAACAGCTAATGACACTGGCCTATGAGAATGGAATAAACCTCTTTGACACAGCAGAGGTTTATGCAGCTGGCAA GGCAGAAATTGTATTGGGGAACATTATCAAGAAGAAAGGATGGAG ACGTTCCAGCCTTGTCATCACAACCAAAATCTTCTGGGGTGGAAA AGCGGAGACTgagagaggactctcccgaaagCACATTATAGAAG GACTGAAAGCTTCACTTGAGCGGTTACAGTTGGAGTATGTGGATGTGGTATTTGCTAATAGGCCAGACCCAAACACACCCATGGAAG GGGATCCATTTAGTTCTTCAAAGTCAAGAACATTCATCATTGAAG AAACAGTGAGAGCAATGACGCATGTGATTAACCAAGGAATGGCCATGTACTGGGGGACATCGCGTTGGAGTGCGATGGAAATCATG GAGGCTTACTCAGTGGCTCGTCAATTTAACCTCATCCCCCCAATATGTGAACAAGCTGAATATCACCTCTTCCAAAGAGAGAAAGTCGAAGTGCAGCTTCCAGAGCTCTTCCATAAGATCG GTGTTGGTgcaatgacttggtctcctttGGCATGTGGCATTATTTCTGGAAAGTATGATGCAGGTGTTCCTCCTTACTCTCGAGCTTCTTTAAAG GGTTACCAATGGTTAAAGGATAAGATTCTGACCGAGGAAGGCAGGCGGCAGCAAGGGAAACTAAAAGAACTCCAGGGCATTGCAGAGCGACTGAGTTGCACCCTTCCTCAGTTAGCAATAG CCTGGTGTTTAAGAAATGAAGGTGTTAGCTCTGTCCTGGTAGGAGCTTCTAACACTGAACAACTTTTGGAAAACATTGGAGCAATACAG GTTCTTCCAAAGTTATCCTCATCAATTGTTCATGAGATCGATAGTATCCTGGGAAACAAGCCATACAGCAAAAAGGATTATCGATCCTAA
- the kcnab2a gene encoding voltage-gated potassium channel subunit beta-2 isoform X7, with the protein MYPESTTDSPARLSLRHTGSPGMIYRNLGKSGLRVSCLGLGTWVTFGGQITDEMAEQLMTLAYENGINLFDTAEVYAAGKAEIVLGNIIKKKGWRRSSLVITTKIFWGGKAETERGLSRKHIIEGLKASLERLQLEYVDVVFANRPDPNTPMEETVRAMTHVINQGMAMYWGTSRWSAMEIMEAYSVARQFNLIPPICEQAEYHLFQREKVEVQLPELFHKIGVGAMTWSPLACGIISGKYDAGVPPYSRASLKGYQWLKDKILTEEGRRQQGKLKELQGIAERLSCTLPQLAIAWCLRNEGVSSVLVGASNTEQLLENIGAIQVLPKLSSSIVHEIDSILGNKPYSKKDYRS; encoded by the exons AAACCTTGGAAAATCAGGACTAAGGGTATCCTGTCTTGGCCTAG GAACATGGGTTACCTTTGGAGGACAGATCACCGATGAG ATGGCTGAACAGCTAATGACACTGGCCTATGAGAATGGAATAAACCTCTTTGACACAGCAGAGGTTTATGCAGCTGGCAA GGCAGAAATTGTATTGGGGAACATTATCAAGAAGAAAGGATGGAG ACGTTCCAGCCTTGTCATCACAACCAAAATCTTCTGGGGTGGAAA AGCGGAGACTgagagaggactctcccgaaagCACATTATAGAAG GACTGAAAGCTTCACTTGAGCGGTTACAGTTGGAGTATGTGGATGTGGTATTTGCTAATAGGCCAGACCCAAACACACCCATGGAAG AAACAGTGAGAGCAATGACGCATGTGATTAACCAAGGAATGGCCATGTACTGGGGGACATCGCGTTGGAGTGCGATGGAAATCATG GAGGCTTACTCAGTGGCTCGTCAATTTAACCTCATCCCCCCAATATGTGAACAAGCTGAATATCACCTCTTCCAAAGAGAGAAAGTCGAAGTGCAGCTTCCAGAGCTCTTCCATAAGATCG GTGTTGGTgcaatgacttggtctcctttGGCATGTGGCATTATTTCTGGAAAGTATGATGCAGGTGTTCCTCCTTACTCTCGAGCTTCTTTAAAG GGTTACCAATGGTTAAAGGATAAGATTCTGACCGAGGAAGGCAGGCGGCAGCAAGGGAAACTAAAAGAACTCCAGGGCATTGCAGAGCGACTGAGTTGCACCCTTCCTCAGTTAGCAATAG CCTGGTGTTTAAGAAATGAAGGTGTTAGCTCTGTCCTGGTAGGAGCTTCTAACACTGAACAACTTTTGGAAAACATTGGAGCAATACAG GTTCTTCCAAAGTTATCCTCATCAATTGTTCATGAGATCGATAGTATCCTGGGAAACAAGCCATACAGCAAAAAGGATTATCGATCCTAA
- the kcnab2a gene encoding voltage-gated potassium channel subunit beta-2 isoform X8, translating to MMHKLFRHISRNLGKSGLRVSCLGLGTWVTFGGQITDEMAEQLMTLAYENGINLFDTAEVYAAGKAEIVLGNIIKKKGWRRSSLVITTKIFWGGKAETERGLSRKHIIEGLKASLERLQLEYVDVVFANRPDPNTPMEGDPFSSSKSRTFIIEETVRAMTHVINQGMAMYWGTSRWSAMEIMEAYSVARQFNLIPPICEQAEYHLFQREKVEVQLPELFHKIGVGAMTWSPLACGIISGKYDAGVPPYSRASLKGYQWLKDKILTEEGRRQQGKLKELQGIAERLSCTLPQLAIAWCLRNEGVSSVLVGASNTEQLLENIGAIQVLPKLSSSIVHEIDSILGNKPYSKKDYRS from the exons AAACCTTGGAAAATCAGGACTAAGGGTATCCTGTCTTGGCCTAG GAACATGGGTTACCTTTGGAGGACAGATCACCGATGAG ATGGCTGAACAGCTAATGACACTGGCCTATGAGAATGGAATAAACCTCTTTGACACAGCAGAGGTTTATGCAGCTGGCAA GGCAGAAATTGTATTGGGGAACATTATCAAGAAGAAAGGATGGAG ACGTTCCAGCCTTGTCATCACAACCAAAATCTTCTGGGGTGGAAA AGCGGAGACTgagagaggactctcccgaaagCACATTATAGAAG GACTGAAAGCTTCACTTGAGCGGTTACAGTTGGAGTATGTGGATGTGGTATTTGCTAATAGGCCAGACCCAAACACACCCATGGAAG GGGATCCATTTAGTTCTTCAAAGTCAAGAACATTCATCATTGAAG AAACAGTGAGAGCAATGACGCATGTGATTAACCAAGGAATGGCCATGTACTGGGGGACATCGCGTTGGAGTGCGATGGAAATCATG GAGGCTTACTCAGTGGCTCGTCAATTTAACCTCATCCCCCCAATATGTGAACAAGCTGAATATCACCTCTTCCAAAGAGAGAAAGTCGAAGTGCAGCTTCCAGAGCTCTTCCATAAGATCG GTGTTGGTgcaatgacttggtctcctttGGCATGTGGCATTATTTCTGGAAAGTATGATGCAGGTGTTCCTCCTTACTCTCGAGCTTCTTTAAAG GGTTACCAATGGTTAAAGGATAAGATTCTGACCGAGGAAGGCAGGCGGCAGCAAGGGAAACTAAAAGAACTCCAGGGCATTGCAGAGCGACTGAGTTGCACCCTTCCTCAGTTAGCAATAG CCTGGTGTTTAAGAAATGAAGGTGTTAGCTCTGTCCTGGTAGGAGCTTCTAACACTGAACAACTTTTGGAAAACATTGGAGCAATACAG GTTCTTCCAAAGTTATCCTCATCAATTGTTCATGAGATCGATAGTATCCTGGGAAACAAGCCATACAGCAAAAAGGATTATCGATCCTAA
- the kcnab2a gene encoding voltage-gated potassium channel subunit beta-2 isoform X6, translating into MMHKLFRHISSARYGSPKRQLQFYRNLGKSGLRVSCLGLGTWVTFGGQITDEMAEQLMTLAYENGINLFDTAEVYAAGKAEIVLGNIIKKKGWRRSSLVITTKIFWGGKAETERGLSRKHIIEGLKASLERLQLEYVDVVFANRPDPNTPMEGDPFSSSKSRTFIIEETVRAMTHVINQGMAMYWGTSRWSAMEIMEAYSVARQFNLIPPICEQAEYHLFQREKVEVQLPELFHKIGVGAMTWSPLACGIISGKYDAGVPPYSRASLKGYQWLKDKILTEEGRRQQGKLKELQGIAERLSCTLPQLAIAWCLRNEGVSSVLVGASNTEQLLENIGAIQVLPKLSSSIVHEIDSILGNKPYSKKDYRS; encoded by the exons AAACCTTGGAAAATCAGGACTAAGGGTATCCTGTCTTGGCCTAG GAACATGGGTTACCTTTGGAGGACAGATCACCGATGAG ATGGCTGAACAGCTAATGACACTGGCCTATGAGAATGGAATAAACCTCTTTGACACAGCAGAGGTTTATGCAGCTGGCAA GGCAGAAATTGTATTGGGGAACATTATCAAGAAGAAAGGATGGAG ACGTTCCAGCCTTGTCATCACAACCAAAATCTTCTGGGGTGGAAA AGCGGAGACTgagagaggactctcccgaaagCACATTATAGAAG GACTGAAAGCTTCACTTGAGCGGTTACAGTTGGAGTATGTGGATGTGGTATTTGCTAATAGGCCAGACCCAAACACACCCATGGAAG GGGATCCATTTAGTTCTTCAAAGTCAAGAACATTCATCATTGAAG AAACAGTGAGAGCAATGACGCATGTGATTAACCAAGGAATGGCCATGTACTGGGGGACATCGCGTTGGAGTGCGATGGAAATCATG GAGGCTTACTCAGTGGCTCGTCAATTTAACCTCATCCCCCCAATATGTGAACAAGCTGAATATCACCTCTTCCAAAGAGAGAAAGTCGAAGTGCAGCTTCCAGAGCTCTTCCATAAGATCG GTGTTGGTgcaatgacttggtctcctttGGCATGTGGCATTATTTCTGGAAAGTATGATGCAGGTGTTCCTCCTTACTCTCGAGCTTCTTTAAAG GGTTACCAATGGTTAAAGGATAAGATTCTGACCGAGGAAGGCAGGCGGCAGCAAGGGAAACTAAAAGAACTCCAGGGCATTGCAGAGCGACTGAGTTGCACCCTTCCTCAGTTAGCAATAG CCTGGTGTTTAAGAAATGAAGGTGTTAGCTCTGTCCTGGTAGGAGCTTCTAACACTGAACAACTTTTGGAAAACATTGGAGCAATACAG GTTCTTCCAAAGTTATCCTCATCAATTGTTCATGAGATCGATAGTATCCTGGGAAACAAGCCATACAGCAAAAAGGATTATCGATCCTAA